ATTTTCTCACCAATTAGGTGATCCTTGTTTGACTCTATTTTTCAATATCACTACAATGTTTTTTTGAGTTGATATAGTTCTCTGTTTAGGAGTTGGGGTGTGCTGATTAAAATTGATGCCCTTGCGTCTAAAATATGATATTATTCCTAGTAAAATATCCAAATAAAACTAAAGAAAAACTATAATGAGCATTGTCACTGATTGTCAAAATATGAAGATCGCTCTCGGGCAAATAAAAATTATTCCTAATAATGCAGAAAAAAATATCACGAGAATACTCGAGATGGTCAGACAAGCAAAAGAACAAGAAGTCGACCTCATTGTTTTCCCCGAGATGGCAATAGGCGGATACATGCTTGGAGATGACTGGCTCAGGGACGATGTATGCGCGGACTTGATGAAATATAATGAGTTAATTCGCAAGGAAAGCGAGAGTGGGATCGCAATAGCTTTCGGCAATATTTTTCTTGATGATAAAATAAATGAAAGAATCGGCGATCCTGACGGATATCATCCGGATGAGGATGGAAGAGCAAGAAGATATAATGCAGTCTACGTTTATCAAAACGGCAACCCGGTTCCCCGGCAAAACGAACCGCTCACCCAAAACACCCGGAAACCTATACTGCCACCGGGAATCACGATCAAAACGCTCCTCCCTAATTACCGGTTTTTTGATGACAAACGTTACTTCCATAGCTTACTCGGAGTTGCCCAGGATTCTGGGACTGCTGTCGAGTCACTCATTCAACCATTTTTAATCAGTTTCAATGGCAACAAAATACCGATAGGGTTTATTCTCTGTGAAGATATGTGGTGTCGGGAATACAGAAAAAACAACCAAACTATTAATCCGACAAAAATACTCATCGAAAACGGCGCGCGGGCAATCTTCAACCTATCCTCCTCACCATGGACCTTCGGGAAAAATAATGCGCGGGACAAAAGAGTAAAGCACCTTCAGGATAGTCTTAATAATCATAAAGTTCCTTTTTTCTATGTTAACTGCACTGGGGCACAGAATAATGGGAAAAACATCATAACCTTCGATGGTGGAACAACAATCTATAACCAGCAAGGAGATCCTGTCATTTTAAGCAGAGCGCCTTACCAGGAAGAGCTTTTCGTGACAGCCATTCAAGACATTCAGAAAAAAACAGCGGTTACAAGGACCGAGAAACCGAAAATCGCTCAAAAGTTCGATGCCCTTATCGAAGGATTCAGGCACATAAAAGACAATATGGGGGCAAAAAGTGATCCGACTACTATTATCGGTTTAAGTGGTGGCATTGATAGTGCGGTTTCAGCTGCATTAGCTGTTATCGCCTTTGGCAAAGATAAAGTTATGGCTGTAAATATGCCAACAAAATATAATTCTTCAGAGACCAAAACTGCAGCAGCCCATACAGCCAAAAAGCTCGGCATTAATTATCAGGTCATCCCAATCGATGAGTTGGTTAACTTAAAAATAAAAATGCTCAACAAAACAGATCTGGACAGAACCGGCAAAATGTTATCAACGTTAAATGAAGAAAATATGCAATCCAAAATAAGAAATCAGATACTTTCTGATCTCTCAGCCAAATATGACGGGATATACACCTGTAACGGAAACAAAGTCGAAATCTCAACCGGCTACTATACTCTTGACGGCGACGGACGAGGCGCGATAGCTCCCTTGGGAGACCTGCTCAAGACAGAAGTATTTGAACTTGCATTACACATTAATCAACTGTTAGGAAAAGAAGTTATTCCTGAGAAGCTGATCCCCGACCAATACGGCCAATTTGGCAGTGATAAAATACAACCTTCAGCCGAGCTGAAACACACACAGATAGACCCCTTTAAATGGGTTTATCACGATGCAATCATTGAAAAGCTTACATTCTATTTCGCCAAAAATGCGGAAGATTTTTTAGAGTGGTATATAGCTGGATCTCTTGCCAAAAACCTTGGAATTGACCCGAAAGTTATTTCAGTTTACGAAGTGGACAAACCGGATAATTTTATCAAAGACCTGGACTGGCTAATGAAGCTTATTCATAATAATCGCTATAAACGAGTACAGTCCGTACCAATTATTGTTACAAGTACCACAGCCTGGGGCTACGACAGAAGAGAAAGCCTGACGCCATTTACCCCAACACAACGGTATGAAGCTTTACGAATAAAGATACTTAAGGAAAATATACATTTTATTGAAAAATAAAATAGGGAAACTTCCTAAAAAAATAGGTATCGATTGAGCTTTCCTCAATACTTTGTTCATAAGCCTGCTGTTTTTCGGTAAAGCTCTTATCAATAATTGATTTCATTTCGTTATCAACCGCATGAATCCCTTTCGCAAGCCCGGCACGCTCTTTTTTTGTTAATGTCCCCAATTGGAGCGTAGAAATATACCCTTTCTTTTTAGAAAGCAAAGCACGCAATTTCTCATCATTTTCCATACCAAAAACTCCTGAATCCAAATAACGCTCGGTATGATAATAGTACTCCCTCAACCTATGCAAAAATGCTTTCTTCTCTTCACACATATCGACTTCTTTGCGAAAAATGTAGCAATCAGCGCTGGCTTTCACAAACAGGGGCGGAGTAATATCAAAATACCTTCGTGAAAAACAATCTGTGAACTTATCATATTCTGCCCCGCCTAGTCCATGAATAAAAAGATCACTGCAAAACATTCGTAACAATAGCGTCGTAACAACAGCACGTGGAGCTATGAAATAATGTTCGGGGATAGCCTGGGCATAATACTGCGCGTTATCAACCTGCGCGATGAGCTCGTCACCGGAATAAAGATTAATCAATTGACCAAGCTTTCTTATATACAGCGGTTTTCGTTGTTTGCTTTTTTTATTAACGGCCCAGAACGGCAATTCAAACAGATCCTGAGAATAGCAAAGGTTTGGAAAGGGATTAATACAGTTTCCGATATGATGTTCTCTCCGGTATTTCTCCAAACATGAGTTAAATAAAGGAACAAATTTTTCTGCATCTTCTATTATATGTGAAAAAAATAATTGGCATTCGGGAAACTTGAGTATCGAAGATAAAGGGATGTCGTAGTAGTGAGGAGCTCCTTCACAATATCTCCGGACCAGCGTGTTCGCCTCTGGAACAGCTACGCCGGCTAACGAGGTAATAACAGCTTCGATTTCTTGAAGCCGGCTTCTTTCCCGAACAAGCCCCAATTCAGCAAGAGATCCGTTTATTGCAGAAAACACCTTGATAAGCGTGTCTCTATCAAAGAGATGCTGGAACATAAGCAGCCTTCCAGGATGAGTCGCAATTGAACTCTCTTCTACCGTCAGATGAGTATTCGATCGAAAAGGGTAACCGAATTTACCGCCATCACCTGCATCGGTATCAATAATAACATTAATGCCGTAAGCTTGCCGTGCTTTGCTATATTGTTCCAAAATCGTATTCTTATAGAGGATACCGCAATGATAAATCACTGGCTGGTGTCCGGTCATTATTATGGGAACCGTATCAATACCGCCGGTTATATCTTTTTCAGATAAAATATCCTTATCATCAACATCCCGGACTAAGGTACTAAGATGCCTGGTATAGTCATAAGCTGTTGTTATTAACTTTTGACGCAACGATTGTTTCTGGCTAGCGGTTAAGATGGACACAAACCCGGACATTGCTTCCCGGTTAGTTATTACCAACTGGTCCCAGGTACCTATATCAGGATCACAGACTGTACGAAAACAGTTATCATGCATCAAAAAGGCTCCTGGCGGAAGAAAGCGCAATATTCTCCTGACAAACAAACGGCTCTCCATATTTCCTGCCGATCTGACGTCCCCAATAACCGTTTTCCTGACGGACATGATCAGCGACTGCAAGGTTTCTCTGGTTACTGACAAACTGAGATTCATATGAGGCCAGCACTTCTATCTTTTTATCAATATAATCTGAAATATCAAAAACAAAAGAGGGTTGCATTTTAATTCGCAGATGAGAAGAAAAGAAATAAAAAAGTTTTCCCGGATAATGCGGGGTAAACGGCATCTCCGTTTTAACAAATTTGGCATAGAACCGGGAAGCTTGCGCGAGCCTGGAAGCCTGAATATGATCTGGATGACCATCTTCCCAATACGGTGCAAAAATGATTTTTGGTTTATATTCTCTCATGACCGTAGCCAACTTTTTCCGATTCTCTACAGTATCCATAATTTCACGATTAACCATATCTAAGGTAACCCGTTTCTCTACATGCATCATTTGTGCAGCTTTTGCAGCCTCTTTCATTCTGATATCATGGGTTCCAGCCGGCGTCGGTTCGCCGTCGGAGAGATCAACAAGGATTACGTTATACCCAGCGGCATTGAGTGCCAGGATTGTTCCTCCCATCCCAATCTCAATGTCATCAGGATGAGCTCCCATTACCATCACATCTATTTCCACTTTGCAACCTCCTCATGAATCACTTGTTTGTAATACTGTAATCTGCTGCCTGCGTCATCGAGTAGTTCACCAAAAGACCTGTTAAGGTGAATATATATTCTTGCTACCGGTATTTCTTTGACTGTCAGTCCGGAATTATACGCTTGGATCCAAAATTGTAAAGGGAATCCATATCCTGTTTCCGTAAGAATAAGCCGTCTTAATGAATCTACGTTATAAGCCTTGAACCCGCAAAAAGCATCGGTAAGAGCATATGAACCAATCCGGAAAAGCAGTTCGGTCACAGTTTTATTAATAATATACCTATCTTCGGGGGGGGCATCATTAGTATCATACTCTGCCAGATACCGGCTACCGGAAACAATATCATATCCATCAAGCTGCTCAAAAAAATCCGGAATAAGCTTAGGTTCATGTTGCCAGTCACAATCTATAGTCACAAGGCTATCATATCCCTTTTCGGTAGCAAATTGGAATCCGTCAATCAATGACTGGCCATATCCCCGGTTTGTTGTATGGGAAATGACAAATAAGTCAGCAATAGGACACATCCGGACTAATTCCCGTGACCGATCCGTCGAACCATCATCAATAACAAGGATATCTCCATGATAATATCTTCTAATCTCTTGCAAAACAGAAAGGATTGTTTCCTCTTCGTTAAAAACAGGCAATACAACCAATCTATTCTCTTCTTTATTAAAAAAAGCTGACATTTTACGATCACCTAATACTATCTTTCTATTTCTGGCAGAAACCACAATAAAAAGTCGAACGATTATTCTGCCTTACTATGATTATTTCGCGTCCGCATTTTAGGCACTTTTGCGCTTGCCGTCCATAAACATTCAGTTTCGACTGAAAACTGCCTTTATCGCCGGAAACATCCCGGTAATCAGAAAAGGTCGTCCCCCTCGCCTTCACAGCGCGAGCCAAAACATCAGGAATCATACAAAAAAGATCTTCTATGTTTTTTGAAGAAAGTGTATTTATTGTCCGAAGGGGCGAAACACCTGTTTCAAAAAGAATTTCGGAAGCATAAATATTACCTATCCCCGCAATAAAATGCTGATCCAGCAAAAAAGATTTTATATTACGTTTTTTGGCCTTTGCCAAAAGCTGTGTAAACTTAGAAAACGAGTAATCTTTACCTAGAGGATCTACCCCCAGCTCCGCGATATAGGGAATTGTATTCAATTGATCATCTTTCTTCACATAGACAACACTGAATTTTCTTACATCGGAGTAAGCAAGAATCCCAGAATTTTTCATGATAAAGACAATATGAGTGTGCCGAGTCAGTTGATCAAGCGCTGCTTCGTTTCCGGCTTTATTATCTTTATCAATAAAAAAATAGAATTTCCCGGTCATTTTCAAATGCACAAGAAGGTGGTAATTATCACTCAGGACAATATCAATCATTTTGCCTAGGCGTTTCACATTGACAATCGTTTTATTGGTAAGCAGCCGCACGAAGTCACTGTCAGAAATATCGCGCAACACAAAGGGATCCGCTACGGTTACTTTGAGAAAAGTGTCTCCCTTTATTAAAGATGCAAGGTCATTTGTAATAGTTTCGACTTCAGGCAATTCCGGCATAATATGGTATTATACCAGTTTCACGGATTGAAATGAAGCTATCTGAAAAAATCCCAGAATTTCCGGGGCTCATCCAACTCAGATTTCTTTATATAATTTTAAAATGAGGGATATCAACCTGATACTCCCCTGTTTCAGCTGCGCTGGTAATACCGATTTCAAATTGTAATTTATTTACTTTTCCAATATCCTCATAGGTTATTTTAGGTTGACCATTCATATCCCAGCCATTTTTCACTTTTTTAAAATCACTTATAGGAACAACTGCTTTAGGATTTACTCCCTTTGCCAGATTAATATCGTAACCATATTCAATTTCGTTAATTTTGATCCTTAGTTGCAACCGGCAAGCATCTTTATTATTCGTAATAGCATCAAAATATATTTTATTATTAATCGAAGGCAACTTCAGGTCGAATCCGTTACCACCCAGATAATACCCAGAGACAACTCTGCCTTCCATCTTAATAAAGCTATCATTGACGGTAAAGCTGAATTCGTTTTTAGGATTACCTTTCCAGCCGCGATCAATCCACTTTACTGTCCGAGAGTCCAAATTGGCACTCCCAGTTGAATTATTAGTGACGGATGACGTGGACGGCGTATCCTTTTTTTTTGACTCAGTTATCGACTTAGGTTTGGCTATCGGCGAATTATCAGTAGTTGCGAAAACTGCTTGTGACAAGTCAAGCTCGCTATGGGAACTCGTTGTTAACAAGCTTAACAGAATAAGCGTCTGCTCATAATAATTAGAAAACCCGATAGCATTATTTTTAAGAGCAGCAAAAAGCCGTTGTATTTCGCCTTTATTGTCTACAGCCGCAGCCAGCGGCAAATACATTGCCGCATCAAGGCCTACTTTTGTATATCGGACATTAGCCCCTTTCGCTAAAACTTTTTTAGCGAAATTAATTACGTCGGTATTATCAATTTTATTACTCATTATATAATCAGCTATACGCCAAGGACTGCGAATACCATCGTATTCCTGCTTTGAATTGTTAATAGGCTTTGCCTCAACAGTTGATTCATTTGTTACATTAAATTCGATATTAGCAGGGAATTCACCAGTATCAGCAAAAGCTTCTTGATAAAGTTTCAAACTGTCATTGGCAGCTTTTGTCCAGTAATTCGCATAGTCTTCTCCCATCTTACTCTTCTTTGCAAAACCGGCAATATCAAGACAGGTAGCCGGACTAAGATAATCCGTAAAATGAAAAGCATCCCAATCTTCTGAAGGCCGCTGGACGCGAACACCCTGTTCATCCCGGAACAATGCTGCATTGCCAAAAGTAGCGCTATCAATTAACTCTTTGGCATAAGCTCCGTATCCCTTATCAACCCAAACATTAGCATCAACTAGTTTTTGTGCATTAATAAGCGAGCGGATCAGATCCATATCAGCATCTGAAGCAGAATTAGCTGTTTTTCCATACTCATCCGTATCTAATACAATTTTTCCTGATTCAAGCTTAACTTTCCACGCCGGGAATACACCAGTATTCCCAGACTCAACAGCCAGTACTGCCATATATTTGGTACCTTCGAGAAGCTTATCAAAATTTTCCTGATATTTCCTTGCCTGATTAGGATCTACCTCGGCCATCTTTGCGTTAATAAGCTGCCAATAAGATTGTCCTTCAGAAACTATCTTCCCTGATTGGCTGGGATCTTGAATAAATCCTTTGCCGTCAACTATAATTAAATATTGATTTTTATCGATCAACTGATCATATCTATCTGCAAAAAACCTAGAATCAGAGTTATTCTTGACAGGCTCAGGATCATCAGGGAGGATAGCGGATAAATCGTACAAGTCCCCGAGAGTTATTTGGCTATTATTAAAAATTAACCAGCCATCGCCACGTCGCAAGTTTTTGAGGTATTCGTAGTTGTCGCCTTCAACCAACGAATCGATAAATTTGTCAGCGTCCTCACCTAGTTTTCCTTTAGCCGACCGCAATTCTTCTTTAGATATTTCATCGTATCCGGAAAAAATCATTCCTTTTTTATGGTTTTCTTTATTCTTAAAATATTCTATTATTATTTCTAATGCAGCTTTACT
Above is a window of Candidatus Margulisiibacteriota bacterium DNA encoding:
- the nadE gene encoding NAD(+) synthase translates to MSIVTDCQNMKIALGQIKIIPNNAEKNITRILEMVRQAKEQEVDLIVFPEMAIGGYMLGDDWLRDDVCADLMKYNELIRKESESGIAIAFGNIFLDDKINERIGDPDGYHPDEDGRARRYNAVYVYQNGNPVPRQNEPLTQNTRKPILPPGITIKTLLPNYRFFDDKRYFHSLLGVAQDSGTAVESLIQPFLISFNGNKIPIGFILCEDMWCREYRKNNQTINPTKILIENGARAIFNLSSSPWTFGKNNARDKRVKHLQDSLNNHKVPFFYVNCTGAQNNGKNIITFDGGTTIYNQQGDPVILSRAPYQEELFVTAIQDIQKKTAVTRTEKPKIAQKFDALIEGFRHIKDNMGAKSDPTTIIGLSGGIDSAVSAALAVIAFGKDKVMAVNMPTKYNSSETKTAAAHTAKKLGINYQVIPIDELVNLKIKMLNKTDLDRTGKMLSTLNEENMQSKIRNQILSDLSAKYDGIYTCNGNKVEISTGYYTLDGDGRGAIAPLGDLLKTEVFELALHINQLLGKEVIPEKLIPDQYGQFGSDKIQPSAELKHTQIDPFKWVYHDAIIEKLTFYFAKNAEDFLEWYIAGSLAKNLGIDPKVISVYEVDKPDNFIKDLDWLMKLIHNNRYKRVQSVPIIVTSTTAWGYDRRESLTPFTPTQRYEALRIKILKENIHFIEK
- a CDS encoding glycosyltransferase family 2 protein, whose product is MSAFFNKEENRLVVLPVFNEEETILSVLQEIRRYYHGDILVIDDGSTDRSRELVRMCPIADLFVISHTTNRGYGQSLIDGFQFATEKGYDSLVTIDCDWQHEPKLIPDFFEQLDGYDIVSGSRYLAEYDTNDAPPEDRYIINKTVTELLFRIGSYALTDAFCGFKAYNVDSLRRLILTETGYGFPLQFWIQAYNSGLTVKEIPVARIYIHLNRSFGELLDDAGSRLQYYKQVIHEEVAKWK
- the bshB1 gene encoding bacillithiol biosynthesis deacetylase BshB1 gives rise to the protein MEIDVMVMGAHPDDIEIGMGGTILALNAAGYNVILVDLSDGEPTPAGTHDIRMKEAAKAAQMMHVEKRVTLDMVNREIMDTVENRKKLATVMREYKPKIIFAPYWEDGHPDHIQASRLAQASRFYAKFVKTEMPFTPHYPGKLFYFFSSHLRIKMQPSFVFDISDYIDKKIEVLASYESQFVSNQRNLAVADHVRQENGYWGRQIGRKYGEPFVCQENIALSSARSLFDA